One genomic region from Vibrio sp. STUT-A11 encodes:
- the rhaD gene encoding rhamnulose-1-phosphate aldolase gives MIELNKAVLEEIEKVSEVSQYLWQREWAERNGGNISVDLTDIFGEVAEIDVPEKPLPLQLPMESAERIYYVKGTGQRIRELRDPAYAGCVLRINAQANGFQILWGGAASQDFAPTSEFISHIKILVSKMASGSNHKSVVHTHPLELIALSHHPKIAKSSELFTHTCWKMLPEVRAFVPRGIGMISYCLPSSEELANNTTESLLVNDVAIWEKHGATASGDDVLQAFDYIDVANKGAKLYLMCTASGYEPEGVSKQNMEILKQEFNL, from the coding sequence ATGATTGAACTAAATAAAGCAGTACTAGAAGAAATTGAAAAGGTTAGCGAAGTTTCACAATATCTGTGGCAACGTGAATGGGCAGAGCGTAACGGCGGCAATATTTCTGTTGATTTGACGGACATCTTCGGTGAAGTCGCAGAGATCGACGTTCCTGAGAAGCCGCTACCACTTCAATTACCAATGGAAAGTGCAGAGCGTATTTACTATGTAAAAGGTACTGGTCAGCGTATTCGTGAATTGCGTGACCCAGCTTATGCGGGTTGTGTCCTGCGTATTAATGCTCAGGCAAATGGTTTCCAGATTCTATGGGGTGGCGCTGCAAGCCAGGACTTCGCGCCAACGTCAGAGTTTATCAGCCACATTAAGATCTTAGTATCAAAAATGGCATCGGGTTCTAATCACAAGTCGGTTGTTCATACTCACCCATTAGAGCTAATTGCGCTATCGCATCACCCTAAAATCGCCAAGAGCAGTGAACTATTTACTCACACTTGCTGGAAAATGCTGCCAGAAGTACGCGCATTCGTTCCTCGTGGTATCGGTATGATCTCATACTGCCTGCCATCTTCTGAAGAGCTAGCTAATAACACCACAGAGTCGCTGCTGGTTAATGACGTGGCTATCTGGGAAAAACATGGTGCAACCGCATCGGGTGACGATGTGCTGCAAGCTTTTGATTACATTGATGTCGCTAACAAAGGCGCGAAGCTATACCTGATGTGCACCGCATCAGGCTATGAGCCAGAAGGCGTTTCGAAACAAAACATGGAAATCCTGAAGCAAGAATTCAACTTATAA
- a CDS encoding L-rhamnose isomerase produces MSNEQLKAAYEQAKRVFAKHGVDTDKAIEQLKTTPISIHCWQGDDVKGFESPDVALSGGIQTTGNYPGAATTPDQLRADMEKAFSLIPGKKRVNLHAIYIDADEYVERDQIKPEHFSRWVEWAKQHDLGLDFNPTLFSHPKADDGLTLSNPDEEVRQFWIDHVKASRKISEYFGRELGSPSFMNIWIPDGMKDQPVDRLSPRARLADSLDKALSEKIDTAYHKDAVECKLFGIGAEAYTVGSNEFYLAYAATRKTGLCLDAGHFHPTEVISDKISACSLYVQDLQLHVTRPIRWDSDHVVSFDDETQAIMREIVRNRLLDRVSIGLDFFDASINRVAAWVIGTRNSQKALLKALLEPVDALKAAEESFDYTTRLGLMEECHSLPWATVWDYYCAQANVPVGFDWMNDVKDYEATVVATR; encoded by the coding sequence ATGAGTAACGAACAACTAAAAGCAGCCTACGAGCAGGCAAAGCGTGTTTTTGCAAAGCATGGTGTGGATACAGACAAAGCAATTGAACAGCTAAAGACAACACCAATCTCTATTCACTGCTGGCAGGGCGATGATGTAAAAGGCTTTGAATCTCCTGATGTTGCACTTAGTGGCGGTATTCAAACAACGGGTAACTACCCTGGCGCAGCAACGACGCCGGATCAGTTGCGTGCAGACATGGAAAAAGCATTCTCGCTGATTCCTGGTAAAAAGCGCGTTAACCTTCACGCTATTTACATCGACGCTGATGAGTACGTAGAGCGCGACCAAATCAAACCAGAACATTTCTCTCGCTGGGTAGAGTGGGCAAAACAGCACGATCTTGGCCTTGATTTTAACCCAACGCTATTTTCTCACCCTAAAGCGGATGATGGTCTGACACTGTCTAACCCAGATGAAGAAGTGCGTCAGTTCTGGATCGACCACGTTAAAGCATCGCGAAAGATTTCAGAATACTTTGGTCGTGAGCTAGGCTCTCCTTCATTCATGAACATCTGGATTCCGGATGGCATGAAAGACCAACCTGTTGATCGACTATCACCGCGTGCACGTCTGGCAGATTCATTAGACAAAGCACTAAGCGAGAAGATCGACACTGCTTACCACAAAGATGCGGTGGAATGTAAGTTGTTCGGTATTGGGGCAGAAGCTTACACAGTGGGTAGCAATGAGTTCTACCTGGCCTACGCAGCAACTCGTAAAACAGGCCTGTGTCTGGATGCGGGTCACTTCCACCCAACAGAAGTGATCAGTGACAAAATCAGTGCATGTTCACTATACGTACAAGACCTGCAGCTTCACGTAACTCGTCCTATTCGCTGGGACTCCGATCACGTAGTTTCATTCGATGATGAAACACAAGCCATCATGCGTGAAATTGTACGCAACAGGCTGCTTGATCGTGTCTCTATCGGTCTGGATTTCTTTGATGCATCAATCAACCGTGTGGCTGCATGGGTTATTGGTACTCGTAACTCGCAAAAAGCACTGCTCAAAGCGTTACTTGAGCCAGTTGATGCACTTAAAGCCGCTGAAGAATCGTTCGATTACACGACACGGTTAGGCCTGATGGAAGAGTGTCACTCTCTACCTTGGGCGACGGTATGGGATTACTACTGTGCACAAGCGAACGTTCCAGTTGGTTTCGATTGGATGAATGACGTGAAAGATTACGAAGCAACAGTCGTAGCAACTCGTTAA
- the rhaB gene encoding rhamnulokinase produces the protein MKAVIAVDLGASSGRVMVGYLKEGKVSLEEFHRFKNEQVTNAGHSCWDLDGIYAEIVEGINKVRATGIQVDSLGIDTWGVDFVLLNKAGESLGPFVSYRDTRTEGMLEKLLSDSNLTKSDIYQSTGIQFLPFNTLYQLKALSEQRPEWYSDIDTLLFVPDYLNYKLSGVKHCEYTNASTSQMLKCEQKTWDEKLVEACGASMDWLLPPEIPNQIVGEYRVEDSVIPVCSVASHDTASAIAATPLAHDNMAYLSSGTWSLLGIESETPYTSELAQQYNITNEGGVDGRYRVLKNIMGLWLIQRVRAENPELTFPQIAELAAKETPFKFIVNPNDNDFLNPSSMTQAIKQWFIKRDQDAPETLAEVIRCIYDSLTLTYDQVLSQLMTLTNKPITELRIVGGGTQDKFLNQLCADVCQIKVSTEPTEASALGNVVNQFIATDVIHSLEEARSIIDASSDVHLFTPKQIRGLDEAKALYNQITN, from the coding sequence ATGAAAGCAGTAATCGCAGTAGACCTAGGTGCTTCAAGCGGCCGCGTTATGGTTGGTTACCTTAAAGAAGGTAAAGTTTCTTTAGAGGAATTTCATCGTTTTAAAAACGAACAAGTCACCAATGCCGGGCATTCTTGTTGGGATCTGGATGGTATCTATGCTGAGATTGTAGAAGGTATCAATAAGGTCCGTGCAACAGGTATTCAGGTCGACTCGCTTGGTATTGATACCTGGGGCGTAGACTTTGTTCTTCTTAATAAGGCTGGCGAGTCACTAGGGCCATTTGTAAGCTATCGAGACACCCGTACTGAAGGCATGCTGGAAAAGCTGCTTAGTGACAGTAACCTGACTAAGAGTGATATCTACCAGTCAACGGGGATCCAATTCTTACCTTTCAATACCTTATATCAACTTAAAGCGCTTTCTGAGCAACGACCGGAGTGGTATTCAGACATCGATACGCTGCTGTTTGTACCTGATTACTTAAACTACAAGCTGTCAGGCGTAAAGCATTGCGAATACACCAATGCTTCTACCAGCCAGATGCTGAAGTGCGAGCAAAAAACGTGGGACGAAAAACTGGTCGAAGCGTGCGGCGCAAGCATGGACTGGCTGCTGCCACCTGAAATACCAAATCAAATTGTTGGTGAATACCGTGTTGAAGATAGCGTGATTCCTGTCTGCTCTGTGGCGAGCCATGATACCGCTTCGGCGATTGCTGCGACGCCGCTGGCTCATGACAATATGGCTTACCTCAGCTCGGGTACGTGGTCATTATTGGGTATTGAGAGCGAAACGCCATACACCTCTGAATTGGCACAGCAGTACAACATCACCAATGAAGGCGGAGTTGATGGCCGCTACCGCGTACTAAAAAACATTATGGGTCTGTGGCTTATTCAGCGCGTGCGAGCAGAGAATCCGGAGTTAACTTTCCCTCAGATTGCAGAGCTGGCCGCAAAAGAAACGCCGTTTAAGTTCATTGTTAATCCGAACGACAATGATTTTCTTAACCCGTCATCAATGACTCAAGCCATCAAGCAGTGGTTTATTAAGCGAGATCAAGATGCGCCTGAGACACTTGCTGAGGTTATCCGTTGTATCTATGACAGTCTGACGCTCACTTACGATCAAGTGCTCTCTCAATTGATGACGCTAACGAATAAACCAATTACCGAGCTGCGTATTGTTGGCGGCGGTACCCAGGACAAGTTCTTAAACCAGCTGTGTGCCGATGTTTGCCAAATCAAGGTATCGACAGAGCCTACTGAAGCCTCTGCGCTCGGCAACGTGGTGAATCAATTTATTGCAACGGATGTAATCCATTCACTTGAAGAAGCACGCAGCATTATTGATGCCTCATCAGACGTGCATCTCTTCACTCCGAAACAAATTCGAGGGCTTGACGAAGCAAAAGCCCTGTACAACCAGATCACAAACTAG